In Polyangia bacterium, the following proteins share a genomic window:
- a CDS encoding IS630 family transposase, with translation MAKTGRPKVELVVSDDERDELLRLTRRAHVNRQVAFRARLVLACADESSNTEVAKHHRTTNQTVGKWRRRFIERRLEGLYDEPRVGGPRTISDEEVEAVIVKTMETTPKGETHWSTRKMAEKAGMSHTMIGRIWRTFGLKPHITRSFKMSPDPQLVAKVRDVVGLYMNPPNNAVVFSFDEKSQIQALQRAQPILPMDIGQPERRTHNYIRNGTLDLFAALNVATGEVLARCKQKHRALDFVNFLREIDDSVEPDLEVHVVLDNLSAHKAPAVHRWLLRHPRFHFHFTPTYSSWLNLVERFFGLLTEKALRRGSHTSLPQLREAILGYVEAHNENGRPFKWTKTADEILDKMRRFGIRTQQVHGQ, from the coding sequence ATGGCGAAGACTGGGCGCCCCAAGGTCGAACTGGTGGTCTCCGACGACGAGCGCGACGAGCTACTGCGCTTGACGAGAAGAGCGCACGTGAATCGGCAGGTCGCGTTTCGCGCACGGCTGGTGCTCGCTTGCGCCGACGAGTCATCGAACACGGAGGTCGCAAAGCATCATCGGACGACGAATCAAACGGTCGGCAAGTGGAGGCGGCGGTTCATCGAGAGGCGACTCGAAGGGTTGTACGACGAGCCGAGGGTTGGCGGTCCGCGCACAATCTCCGACGAGGAGGTCGAGGCAGTGATCGTCAAGACGATGGAGACCACGCCGAAGGGCGAAACCCACTGGAGCACGCGGAAAATGGCCGAGAAGGCCGGGATGAGCCACACGATGATCGGAAGGATCTGGCGCACGTTCGGGCTCAAGCCCCACATCACGCGCTCATTCAAGATGTCGCCGGATCCGCAGCTCGTCGCCAAGGTGCGTGACGTTGTCGGGCTGTACATGAACCCACCGAACAACGCCGTGGTGTTCTCGTTCGACGAGAAATCACAGATTCAGGCGCTTCAACGCGCTCAGCCGATTCTGCCGATGGACATCGGGCAGCCCGAACGACGGACCCATAACTACATCCGGAACGGGACGCTCGACCTATTCGCAGCGCTGAATGTAGCGACCGGCGAGGTGCTCGCTCGGTGCAAGCAGAAACATCGCGCGCTGGATTTCGTGAACTTCCTCCGAGAGATCGACGACAGCGTCGAGCCCGACCTTGAAGTTCACGTCGTGCTCGACAACCTCTCCGCTCACAAGGCACCCGCCGTGCATCGTTGGCTGCTCCGTCATCCGCGCTTTCACTTTCACTTCACTCCGACCTACTCCTCGTGGCTGAACCTGGTCGAGAGATTCTTCGGTCTGCTGACGGAGAAGGCGCTCAGGCGCGGCTCGCACACAAGCCTCCCGCAACTTCGCGAGGCGATCCTCGGGTACGTCGAAGCTCACAATGAGAATGGGAGGCCGTTCAAGTGGACGAAGACTGCCGACGAGATCCTCGACAAGATGCGACGCTTCGGCATCCGCACGCAGCAGGTGCACGGACAGTGA